Proteins found in one Alteromonas macleodii genomic segment:
- a CDS encoding cytochrome P450, with product MHRCDEGVLAIDDQSDPVTIVLGLKEVRKAAHNWKLFQSGAKPGRIVVPSEVAIRDIRQIPFEVDPPAHKGFRTLLEPWFKRPLEDSYQARLNSIVSDMLDSLLTNSNTYTEAVNEIALVVQSQALTTLLNVPFAEAATWISWGTHVFRSDDNPLDAGKANVLYDYLDKQIAKAKQVPGEDIYSQLLAAEVEGKALTDEEIKGIMVLTFAGGRDTVINALTNTLAYFSENKDDLALLRTQPELVNNAVEELIRYFSPLTHMGRVATADGEVNGHQVENDTRISLCWASANRDETVFENPNLVDLTRKTNPHVAFGFGIHNCLGATHARALLRIWILQLTQKVSAIEVGQYEENIEIWGDVKRKVGFHSLNVRLHKL from the coding sequence ATGCATCGATGTGATGAGGGAGTTTTAGCTATTGATGATCAAAGTGATCCTGTGACAATAGTGTTGGGACTAAAAGAGGTGAGAAAAGCGGCGCACAACTGGAAATTGTTTCAATCTGGGGCAAAACCAGGTCGCATTGTCGTTCCTTCTGAAGTGGCCATTAGAGATATAAGGCAAATACCTTTTGAAGTAGACCCTCCTGCCCACAAAGGCTTTAGAACCTTGCTTGAGCCTTGGTTTAAACGTCCTTTGGAAGACTCTTATCAAGCGCGACTTAATAGTATTGTAAGTGACATGCTTGATAGTTTACTAACTAATAGTAATACGTATACCGAGGCGGTCAATGAAATTGCATTAGTTGTGCAGTCACAGGCTTTAACAACGCTATTAAATGTACCATTCGCCGAGGCCGCAACATGGATTAGTTGGGGTACGCATGTTTTTAGAAGTGATGACAACCCTCTTGATGCTGGAAAAGCCAACGTTCTTTATGACTATTTAGATAAACAAATAGCCAAAGCAAAACAAGTCCCCGGAGAAGATATTTACAGTCAATTGCTCGCTGCCGAAGTGGAAGGTAAAGCACTAACCGATGAAGAGATAAAAGGCATTATGGTCCTTACTTTTGCAGGCGGCCGCGACACGGTTATCAACGCGCTAACTAATACGTTGGCATATTTTTCCGAAAATAAAGATGATTTAGCACTCTTACGCACACAACCTGAGCTTGTAAATAACGCGGTTGAGGAGTTAATTCGCTATTTTTCTCCATTAACGCATATGGGACGTGTGGCTACCGCAGATGGCGAGGTCAACGGACATCAAGTGGAAAATGATACTCGTATTTCACTTTGTTGGGCCTCTGCTAATCGTGATGAAACCGTATTTGAAAACCCAAATCTGGTGGATTTAACGCGTAAAACCAACCCCCACGTTGCTTTTGGCTTCGGGATCCACAACTGTTTAGGCGCCACTCATGCTCGAGCACTATTGAGGATTTGGATTCTGCAACTGACCCAAAAAGTCTCTGCTATTGAAGTAGGGCAATATGAAGAGAACATTGAGATTTGGGGGGACGTTAAGCGCAAAGTCGGCTTTCATTCACTAAATGTGCGATTACATAAGCTGTAG
- a CDS encoding 2Fe-2S iron-sulfur cluster-binding protein, whose translation MINVTFITADGQTINAQGESGSLMELAVANNVPGIDGDCGGVCSCATCHVRVSEQDYARVGEPNDIEKDMLELAEGVSETSRLCCQVALSDEISGISVTVVRD comes from the coding sequence ATGATAAACGTAACTTTTATTACCGCAGATGGACAAACAATCAATGCGCAGGGCGAATCGGGTTCTTTAATGGAACTAGCTGTAGCGAATAACGTTCCTGGGATAGATGGTGACTGTGGTGGAGTCTGCTCTTGTGCCACCTGTCATGTTCGTGTTTCCGAGCAAGATTATGCTCGTGTAGGAGAGCCAAACGATATTGAAAAAGACATGTTAGAGCTTGCAGAAGGTGTTAGTGAAACAAGTCGTCTTTGCTGTCAAGTGGCACTATCTGACGAAATAAGTGGCATAAGCGTCACAGTGGTAAGAGATTAA